Proteins found in one Pseudoxanthomonas sp. SL93 genomic segment:
- the ctaD gene encoding cytochrome c oxidase subunit I — MANTAVDHHDDHHGHQQGFIERWFFSTNHKDIGTLYLIFSFIMFIIGAAMSVVIRAELMVPGLQLVSPEFFNQMTTVHALVMIFGGVMPAFVGLANWMIPLQVGAPDMALPRMNNWSFWIMPFAFTLLLSSLFLPGGAPAGGWTLYPPLSLQGGFNVAFTIFAIHMMGISSIMGAINIIATVLNMRAPGIDLLKMPIFCWTWLITAFLLIAVMPVLAGAVTMLLTDKFFGTSFFNAAGGGDPVMYQHIFWFFGHPEVYIMILPAFGVVSEIIPTFSRKPLFGYQAMVYATASIAFLSFIVWAHHMFTVGMPLGGEIYFMFATMLIAIPTGVKVFNWVSTMWKGSLSFETPMLWAVGFVILFTIGGFSGLMLAIVPADFQYHDTYFVVAHFHYVLVTGALFSIIAATYYWWPKWTGRMYNEFWGKFHFWWTIVFVNLLFFPQHFLGLAGMPRRIPDYNPVFADWNLISSIGAFGMFATPFMMAAILWASLRNGAKAEARAWENAKGLEWTVPSPAPHHTFTTPPVIKDGDLAHGDVTH, encoded by the coding sequence ATGGCCAACACCGCTGTCGATCATCATGACGATCACCACGGTCACCAGCAGGGTTTCATCGAACGGTGGTTCTTCTCCACGAACCACAAGGACATCGGTACCCTCTACCTGATCTTCAGCTTCATCATGTTCATCATCGGCGCCGCCATGTCGGTGGTCATCCGTGCGGAACTGATGGTGCCCGGCCTGCAACTGGTCAGCCCCGAGTTCTTCAACCAGATGACCACCGTGCACGCGCTGGTCATGATCTTCGGTGGCGTGATGCCGGCGTTCGTCGGCCTGGCCAACTGGATGATTCCGCTGCAGGTGGGCGCGCCGGACATGGCGCTGCCGCGCATGAACAACTGGTCCTTCTGGATCATGCCGTTCGCCTTCACCCTGCTGCTGAGCTCGCTGTTCCTGCCGGGCGGTGCGCCGGCCGGTGGCTGGACGCTGTACCCGCCGCTGTCGCTGCAGGGCGGCTTCAACGTGGCGTTCACCATCTTCGCCATCCACATGATGGGCATCAGCTCCATCATGGGCGCGATCAACATCATCGCAACCGTGCTGAACATGCGCGCGCCGGGCATCGACCTGCTGAAGATGCCGATCTTCTGCTGGACCTGGCTGATCACCGCGTTCCTGCTGATCGCCGTCATGCCGGTGCTGGCCGGCGCGGTGACCATGCTGCTGACCGACAAGTTCTTCGGCACCAGCTTCTTCAATGCCGCCGGCGGCGGCGACCCGGTGATGTACCAGCACATCTTCTGGTTCTTCGGTCACCCCGAGGTCTACATCATGATCCTGCCGGCGTTCGGCGTGGTGTCGGAAATCATCCCGACCTTCAGCCGCAAGCCGCTGTTCGGCTACCAGGCCATGGTGTACGCGACCGCCTCGATCGCGTTCCTGTCGTTCATCGTGTGGGCGCACCACATGTTCACGGTGGGCATGCCGCTGGGTGGCGAGATCTACTTCATGTTCGCCACCATGCTGATCGCCATCCCGACCGGCGTGAAGGTGTTCAACTGGGTCAGCACGATGTGGAAGGGCTCGCTGAGCTTCGAGACGCCGATGCTGTGGGCGGTGGGCTTCGTCATCCTGTTCACCATCGGCGGTTTCTCCGGCCTGATGCTGGCCATCGTGCCGGCGGACTTCCAGTACCACGACACCTATTTCGTGGTGGCGCACTTCCACTACGTGCTGGTGACCGGCGCGCTGTTCTCCATCATCGCCGCCACCTACTACTGGTGGCCGAAGTGGACCGGCCGCATGTACAACGAGTTCTGGGGCAAGTTCCATTTCTGGTGGACCATCGTGTTCGTCAACCTGTTGTTCTTCCCGCAGCACTTCCTGGGCCTGGCCGGCATGCCGCGCCGCATCCCGGACTACAACCCGGTGTTCGCGGACTGGAACCTGATCAGCTCGATCGGCGCGTTCGGCATGTTCGCCACGCCGTTCATGATGGCCGCCATCCTGTGGGCCTCGCTGCGCAACGGTGCCAAGGCCGAGGCACGCGCCTGGGAAAACGCCAAGGGCCTGGAGTGGACCGTGCCGTCGCCGGCCCCGCACCACACGTTCACCACGCCGCCGGTCATCAAGGATGGCGACCTGGCGCACGGCGACGTGACGCACTGA
- a CDS encoding cytochrome c oxidase assembly protein — MTAARSNSAGLFKLLGVALAVFVLTFSLVPLYRIACEKVFGIRLEQGPGQAAVNAAKAKRTVTVQFDGGVNSKLPWAFHPEQLTMQVVPGELYEAKYFARNDSTRAIVGSAVPSVAPAQASGYFTKTECFCFTAQTLQAGESRDMPVRFIVDADLPEEVKIITLSYTFFKNDALTAQIGTGNASTSPLAAP; from the coding sequence ATGACCGCCGCGCGATCCAACTCGGCGGGCCTGTTCAAGCTGCTCGGCGTGGCGCTGGCGGTGTTCGTGCTGACGTTCTCGCTGGTGCCGCTGTACCGCATCGCCTGCGAGAAGGTCTTCGGCATCCGCCTGGAGCAGGGCCCGGGCCAGGCCGCGGTGAATGCCGCCAAGGCCAAGCGTACGGTCACCGTGCAGTTCGACGGTGGCGTGAACTCCAAGCTGCCGTGGGCGTTCCATCCGGAACAGCTGACCATGCAGGTCGTGCCCGGCGAGCTGTACGAGGCGAAGTATTTCGCCCGCAACGACAGCACGCGCGCCATCGTCGGCAGTGCGGTGCCGTCGGTGGCCCCGGCGCAGGCGTCGGGCTACTTCACCAAGACCGAGTGCTTCTGCTTCACCGCCCAGACCCTGCAGGCCGGCGAGAGCCGCGACATGCCGGTGCGTTTCATCGTGGACGCGGACCTGCCGGAGGAAGTGAAGATCATCACCCTGTCGTATACCTTCTTCAAGAACGATGCACTGACCGCGCAGATCGGCACGGGCAATGCATCGACCTCGCCGCTCGCGGCACCCTGA
- a CDS encoding cytochrome c oxidase subunit 3 gives MANAPTPDANVYFVPHSSKWPFVGSIAMFVTMVGVASWLNDVSWGMWTFYAGVVMLCATLFMWFGDVIRESVSGHYNRQVDVSFRMGMVWFIFSEVMFFAAFFGALFYARTLALPWLGGEGDGVMTNSLLWEGFSAAWPSAGPGQVGGQFQTIPAWGLPLLNTLILLTSGVTITIAHHALKAGNRKQLLIWLGATVLLGCVFLFYQAEEYVHAYKELNLTLGSGIYGSTFFMLTGFHGLHVTLGTIMLAIIWFRCAKGHFTKDNHFGFEAVAWYWHFVDVVWLGLFLFVYVL, from the coding sequence ATGGCAAATGCCCCTACGCCGGACGCCAACGTCTACTTCGTTCCCCACAGCAGCAAGTGGCCGTTCGTGGGCTCCATCGCCATGTTCGTGACCATGGTCGGCGTGGCCAGCTGGCTCAATGACGTTTCGTGGGGCATGTGGACCTTCTACGCCGGCGTGGTGATGCTGTGCGCGACGTTGTTCATGTGGTTCGGCGACGTGATCCGCGAGTCGGTGAGCGGCCACTACAACCGCCAGGTGGACGTGTCGTTCCGCATGGGCATGGTGTGGTTCATCTTCTCGGAAGTGATGTTCTTCGCCGCCTTCTTCGGTGCGCTGTTCTATGCCCGCACGCTGGCGTTGCCGTGGCTGGGTGGTGAAGGCGACGGCGTGATGACCAACAGCCTGCTGTGGGAAGGCTTCAGCGCCGCATGGCCGAGCGCGGGCCCGGGCCAGGTGGGCGGCCAGTTCCAGACCATCCCCGCGTGGGGCCTGCCGCTGCTCAACACGTTGATCCTGTTGACCTCGGGCGTCACCATCACCATCGCGCACCACGCGCTGAAGGCGGGCAACCGCAAGCAGCTGCTGATCTGGCTGGGCGCCACGGTGCTGCTGGGCTGCGTGTTCCTGTTCTACCAGGCGGAGGAATACGTCCACGCCTACAAGGAGCTGAACCTGACGCTGGGTTCGGGCATCTACGGTTCGACCTTCTTCATGCTGACCGGCTTCCACGGCCTGCACGTGACGCTGGGCACCATCATGCTGGCGATCATCTGGTTCCGTTGCGCCAAGGGCCACTTCACCAAGGACAACCACTTTGGCTTCGAAGCCGTGGCGTGGTACTGGCACTTCGTGGACGTGGTGTGGCTGGGCCTGTTCCTGTTCGTCTACGTGCTGTAA
- a CDS encoding twin transmembrane helix small protein, which yields MNDSLKTLLVIAFLVLILWNLGAGLYYLLVDKGESKRTVNALTRRIALSVLLILIIALSIKMGWIQPHGVNPG from the coding sequence ATGAACGATTCGCTCAAAACACTGCTGGTCATCGCTTTCCTCGTTCTGATCCTGTGGAACCTGGGGGCCGGCCTGTACTACCTGTTGGTGGACAAGGGCGAAAGCAAGCGCACGGTGAATGCACTGACGCGCCGGATCGCACTGTCCGTGCTGCTGATCCTGATCATCGCGCTGTCGATCAAGATGGGGTGGATCCAGCCGCACGGCGTCAATCCCGGCTGA
- a CDS encoding SURF1 family protein has product MSRRRMPLALGWTLAVLAMVLFCSLGTWQWGRAKQKEAMLAATRQVLDQRNPVPLAAAADTARARDYDWAAGDGEFLAGPAVLLDNQTRERRSGVRVYRVFRPAAGGTPLLVELGWLPLPGDRRLPAIATPAGTQRVAGLLVPPPAGGIAGPGIAPQPNGDLLVIGMQAETLGEALALPVLAPRVLKLDPALPLGYPRDLDILPNTLPPERHVGYAVQWFALALAMLVMALVLTWHSRRKTRQGH; this is encoded by the coding sequence ATGAGCCGCCGGCGTATGCCGCTGGCGCTGGGGTGGACGCTGGCGGTCCTGGCCATGGTGCTGTTCTGCAGCCTGGGCACGTGGCAGTGGGGCCGGGCCAAGCAGAAGGAAGCGATGCTGGCCGCCACCCGCCAGGTGTTGGACCAGCGCAATCCGGTGCCGCTGGCGGCCGCGGCTGATACGGCGCGCGCGCGCGACTATGACTGGGCGGCCGGCGATGGCGAATTCCTCGCCGGCCCCGCCGTGCTGCTGGACAACCAGACCCGCGAACGGCGTTCCGGCGTCCGCGTCTATCGCGTATTCCGGCCCGCCGCGGGCGGGACGCCGTTGCTGGTGGAGCTCGGTTGGCTGCCCCTGCCGGGCGACCGGCGCCTGCCTGCCATCGCGACGCCGGCGGGAACGCAGCGCGTCGCCGGCCTGCTGGTGCCGCCACCTGCGGGCGGCATCGCAGGTCCCGGCATCGCGCCGCAGCCCAACGGCGACCTGCTCGTGATCGGCATGCAGGCCGAGACGCTGGGCGAAGCGCTGGCCTTGCCGGTGTTGGCGCCGCGCGTCCTCAAGCTGGATCCGGCACTGCCGCTGGGGTATCCGCGCGATCTGGACATCCTGCCCAACACGCTCCCGCCCGAGCGCCACGTCGGGTACGCGGTGCAATGGTTCGCGCTGGCCCTGGCGATGCTGGTGATGGCGCTGGTGCTGACCTGGCATTCGCGCCGGAAGACACGACAGGGGCATTGA
- a CDS encoding COX15/CtaA family protein translates to MNATARSVNSRPAVHRHFHRIAWLAVALTLCVVVFGAFVRLSDAGLSCPDWPTCYGRAAWPKAMDEAAAHVASDIRPFETHKAWREQVHRHIAAALGVLVLVLALLAARRRRWGIAQILVAAGLVAAAIPLYMQGQHVAASLLAILGEAVLLFAALRWSNLDLARAAALTLAVIIFQALLGMWTVTWLLKPIVVMGHLVGGLTTFSLLVWMAWRATDRPITLADAITLRRWLIGGLVLLGAQIALGGWVSANYAALACGLDFPKCVGQWWPPADFREGFVLWRGIGVDYEGGVLDGASRIAIQMTHRIVAVVLALYLLALALRLFRTPGMRSWAVTLVVLVSAQVTLGILNVKLNLPLPVAVGHNAGAVLLLFTVVSLLARLRRPD, encoded by the coding sequence ATGAATGCCACTGCCCGCTCCGTGAATTCCCGCCCTGCCGTCCACAGGCACTTCCATCGAATCGCCTGGCTGGCTGTCGCGTTGACGTTGTGCGTGGTGGTGTTCGGCGCATTCGTGCGCCTGTCCGATGCCGGGCTGAGCTGCCCGGACTGGCCGACCTGCTACGGGCGTGCGGCGTGGCCCAAGGCGATGGACGAAGCGGCCGCGCACGTGGCCAGCGACATCCGTCCGTTTGAAACGCACAAGGCGTGGCGCGAACAGGTGCACCGCCACATCGCGGCCGCGCTGGGCGTGCTGGTGCTGGTGCTGGCCCTGCTCGCCGCGCGCCGGCGCCGCTGGGGCATCGCACAGATCCTGGTGGCGGCGGGGCTGGTCGCCGCGGCGATACCGCTGTACATGCAGGGGCAGCACGTCGCGGCGTCGCTGCTCGCGATCCTGGGCGAAGCGGTGCTGTTGTTCGCAGCCCTGCGCTGGTCGAACCTGGATCTTGCCCGCGCGGCTGCATTGACGCTGGCGGTGATCATCTTCCAGGCGTTGCTGGGCATGTGGACCGTGACGTGGCTGCTGAAGCCCATCGTGGTGATGGGCCACCTGGTGGGCGGCCTGACGACGTTCTCGTTGCTGGTATGGATGGCGTGGCGTGCCACCGACCGACCCATCACGCTGGCAGACGCGATCACGTTGCGTCGCTGGCTGATCGGCGGCCTGGTGTTGCTGGGCGCGCAGATCGCGCTGGGCGGTTGGGTCAGCGCGAACTATGCGGCGCTCGCCTGCGGGCTGGATTTCCCCAAGTGCGTGGGGCAGTGGTGGCCGCCCGCGGACTTCCGCGAAGGCTTCGTGCTGTGGCGCGGCATCGGCGTGGACTATGAGGGTGGCGTGCTGGACGGCGCCTCGCGCATCGCCATCCAGATGACCCACCGCATCGTCGCGGTGGTGCTGGCGCTGTACCTGCTGGCGCTGGCGCTGCGGCTGTTCCGCACGCCGGGCATGCGCAGCTGGGCGGTGACGCTGGTGGTGCTGGTGTCGGCGCAGGTCACGCTGGGCATCCTCAACGTCAAGCTCAACCTGCCGTTGCCGGTGGCCGTGGGCCACAACGCGGGTGCCGTGCTGCTGCTCTTCACCGTGGTCTCGTTGCTGGCGCGCCTGCGCCGACCGGACTGA
- the cyoE gene encoding heme o synthase, whose product MSLAIRQYWDLTKPRVVALIVFTAIVGMFLAIDGLPDATQLVRGALGFLGIWLAASSAAAINQLLDSRIDAKMARTSWRPLVQGQLKPWQALVFALVLAAISMAVLVLWVNTITAVLTFASLIGYAVIYTVFLKRATPQNIVIGGIAGAAPPLLGWATMTGMQGEWDWPHALLLVLIIFVWTPPHFWALAIFRREDYARALVPMLPVTHGVTYTRWQILFYTVLLVEVTVLPVVFGMSGLFYLGGALVLGAVFLWYAWRLLDPPDEFFAMRVFNYSIVYLMALFAFLLVDHWVMPLLRPVASAAGIEFVPAG is encoded by the coding sequence ATGTCGCTCGCGATCCGGCAGTACTGGGACCTGACCAAGCCGCGCGTGGTGGCGCTGATCGTGTTCACCGCGATCGTCGGCATGTTCCTCGCCATCGACGGGCTGCCCGATGCCACGCAGCTGGTGCGCGGCGCGCTGGGCTTCCTGGGCATCTGGCTGGCCGCCTCCAGCGCTGCCGCCATCAACCAGCTGCTGGATTCTCGCATCGACGCGAAGATGGCGCGCACGTCGTGGCGTCCGCTGGTGCAGGGGCAGCTGAAGCCATGGCAGGCGCTGGTGTTCGCGCTGGTGCTGGCGGCCATCTCGATGGCGGTGCTGGTGCTGTGGGTCAATACCATCACCGCTGTCCTGACGTTCGCCTCGCTGATCGGCTATGCGGTGATCTACACCGTGTTCCTCAAGCGCGCCACGCCGCAGAACATCGTCATCGGCGGCATCGCCGGCGCCGCACCGCCACTGCTGGGCTGGGCCACGATGACCGGCATGCAGGGCGAGTGGGACTGGCCGCATGCATTGCTGCTGGTGCTGATCATCTTCGTGTGGACGCCGCCGCACTTCTGGGCGCTGGCGATCTTCCGCCGCGAGGACTATGCGCGCGCGCTGGTGCCCATGCTGCCGGTGACGCACGGCGTGACCTACACGCGCTGGCAGATCCTGTTCTACACGGTGCTGCTGGTGGAAGTGACGGTGTTGCCGGTGGTGTTCGGCATGAGCGGGCTGTTCTACCTGGGCGGCGCGCTGGTGCTGGGGGCGGTGTTCCTCTGGTATGCATGGCGCCTGCTGGACCCGCCGGACGAATTCTTCGCCATGCGCGTGTTCAACTACTCCATCGTCTACCTGATGGCGTTGTTCGCCTTCCTGCTGGTGGATCACTGGGTGATGCCGCTGTTGCGGCCCGTGGCGTCGGCTGCCGGTATTGAATTTGTGCCAGCGGGGTGA
- a CDS encoding protein tyrosine phosphatase family protein, whose amino-acid sequence MKSILRCLFTLLLCSTPITLFAAEFSQPRTSLHTGGQPSLEDLARLQGQGVRTVIDLRGAQEERGYDEATEAHRLGMNYIALPIAGKDDITPANAKALGDLLEAQQGDVLLHCASGNRVGALLAMDAAARGVPREEALEIGRKAGLKTLEPVVVEKLGGPDAAKPL is encoded by the coding sequence ATGAAGTCGATCCTGCGTTGTCTGTTCACCCTACTGCTGTGCAGCACGCCCATCACCCTCTTCGCGGCGGAATTCAGCCAGCCCCGCACCAGTCTGCATACCGGTGGCCAGCCCTCGCTGGAAGACCTTGCACGACTGCAGGGGCAGGGCGTGCGTACGGTCATCGATCTGCGCGGCGCGCAGGAAGAACGCGGCTACGACGAAGCGACCGAAGCGCACCGCCTGGGCATGAACTACATCGCGCTGCCGATCGCCGGCAAGGACGACATCACGCCGGCGAATGCGAAAGCGCTGGGCGACCTGCTGGAGGCACAGCAGGGCGACGTGCTGCTGCACTGCGCGTCGGGCAACCGCGTCGGTGCGTTGCTGGCGATGGATGCCGCAGCGCGCGGGGTCCCTCGCGAGGAAGCGCTGGAAATAGGTCGCAAGGCAGGACTGAAAACGCTGGAGCCCGTCGTGGTGGAGAAGTTGGGCGGGCCGGACGCAGCCAAGCCGTTGTAG
- the dnaG gene encoding DNA primase: MARIPDAFIDELLARTDIVEVISARVPLKRQGKEYSACCPFHDERSPSFTVSPTKQFYHCFGCGAHGTALSFLINYDRLEFLDAVEELARRNGMEVPRDTQQRNENNDTRDLFGALEAAARFFQRQLETSDKAKTYLDGRGVDASTRTQFLIGYAPDGFSALKDALGTDERRMKLLERAGLFSKNDRGHVYDKFRDRVMFPIHDRRGRVIAFGGRVLQKDDGPKYLNSPETALFHKGRELYGLWQVRQANTKIARLIVVEGYMDVVSLFQYGVKEAVATLGTATTPDHAELLFRNAPDVYFCFDGDAAGQRAAWRALESVLPRMKDGRQAFFLFLPDGEDPDTIVRQEGAPGFDARLQQATPLSQFFFDELSKDIKLTTLDGKARLAERARPLLAQIPDGAFGDLMRQRLTEITGVGAGGNANAAPTAASTPRRPASGSGNKPSLVRSIIVRILHKPSLALAIESSHGFSGLRHPGMDLLLELLDIVRTRPDITTGALLEHFAEREEVNALQKLAMQDIPGDEESWRTELLDAAVQLEKQTLQQRLDELQAKQRSIGLDEADKYELRALLQARIGRH; this comes from the coding sequence ATGGCCCGCATCCCCGACGCCTTCATCGACGAACTGCTCGCCCGGACGGATATCGTCGAGGTGATCAGCGCGCGCGTGCCGCTGAAACGGCAGGGCAAGGAATACTCGGCCTGCTGCCCGTTCCATGACGAGCGCTCGCCGTCGTTCACCGTGTCGCCGACCAAGCAGTTCTACCACTGCTTCGGTTGCGGCGCGCACGGTACCGCGCTGTCGTTCCTGATCAACTACGACCGGCTGGAATTCCTGGATGCGGTGGAAGAGCTGGCGCGCCGGAACGGCATGGAAGTGCCGCGCGACACCCAGCAGCGCAACGAGAACAACGATACCCGCGACCTGTTCGGCGCACTGGAAGCGGCGGCACGCTTCTTCCAGCGGCAGCTGGAAACCAGCGACAAGGCGAAGACCTATCTCGATGGCCGCGGCGTCGACGCATCGACGCGCACGCAGTTCCTGATCGGCTATGCACCGGATGGCTTCTCCGCGCTGAAAGACGCGCTGGGTACCGACGAGCGCCGGATGAAACTGCTGGAGCGCGCGGGCCTGTTCTCCAAGAACGACCGTGGCCATGTCTACGACAAGTTCCGCGACCGGGTGATGTTTCCCATCCACGATCGCCGTGGTCGCGTGATCGCCTTCGGCGGACGCGTGCTGCAGAAGGACGACGGCCCCAAGTACCTCAACTCGCCAGAGACGGCGCTGTTCCACAAGGGCCGCGAGCTGTACGGCCTGTGGCAGGTGCGCCAGGCCAACACGAAGATTGCCCGGCTGATCGTGGTCGAAGGCTACATGGACGTCGTCTCGTTGTTCCAGTACGGCGTGAAAGAGGCCGTGGCGACGTTGGGCACCGCGACCACGCCCGACCACGCGGAACTGCTGTTCCGCAACGCGCCGGATGTCTACTTCTGCTTCGACGGCGATGCCGCCGGCCAGCGTGCGGCATGGCGCGCCCTGGAGTCGGTGCTGCCGCGCATGAAGGACGGACGGCAGGCGTTCTTCCTGTTCCTGCCCGATGGCGAGGATCCCGATACCATCGTGCGGCAGGAAGGCGCGCCGGGCTTCGATGCGCGCCTGCAGCAGGCCACGCCGTTGTCGCAGTTCTTCTTCGACGAACTGTCGAAGGACATCAAGCTGACCACCCTGGACGGCAAGGCGCGCCTGGCCGAGCGCGCGCGCCCGCTGCTGGCGCAGATACCGGACGGTGCCTTCGGGGACCTGATGCGCCAGCGCCTCACCGAGATCACCGGCGTCGGCGCGGGCGGCAACGCCAACGCCGCGCCGACCGCCGCCAGCACGCCGCGCCGCCCCGCCAGCGGCAGTGGCAACAAGCCCAGCCTGGTGCGCAGCATCATCGTGCGCATCCTGCACAAGCCGTCACTGGCGTTGGCGATCGAGTCGTCACACGGCTTCTCCGGACTGCGCCACCCCGGCATGGATCTGTTGCTGGAACTGCTGGACATCGTGCGGACACGGCCGGACATCACCACCGGCGCCCTGCTCGAACACTTCGCCGAGCGCGAGGAAGTCAACGCATTGCAGAAGCTCGCGATGCAGGACATTCCAGGCGACGAGGAAAGCTGGCGCACGGAGCTGCTGGATGCCGCCGTGCAGCTGGAAAAACAGACGCTGCAGCAGAGGCTGGACGAACTGCAGGCCAAGCAGCGCAGCATCGGCCTGGACGAAGCGGACAAGTACGAACTGCGTGCCCTGCTGCAGGCCCGCATCGGTCGCCACTGA
- a CDS encoding YihY/virulence factor BrkB family protein, translating to MTDAPRLPALPSRLKRWGDLVEQSLPAALVRRFIETDLMTQAASLSFYALLSLAPLLLLLLWLTASLYPPAQQSLVDQIQQLAGSSAATVAETVIRNASERPDVGSLAGWWSTALLFIGATVVFAQLQGALNLIFRTDAQRLNGPLAWVKKRVFSLGVVLAIGFLLVVSMIATTALQVVFARLPSLLPAIGYATTLLLYTLAFAFFYHYLPDRRVAWRQAFLGGAITAALFGAGRYLIGLYLAEAAPDSAYGSMGALVLLLVWIYYASVVFFVGALLTAVIDERQRHRARAAAPAPP from the coding sequence GTGACCGATGCCCCCCGCCTTCCCGCCCTGCCGTCCCGCCTGAAACGCTGGGGCGACCTCGTCGAGCAGAGCCTGCCGGCCGCGCTGGTGCGACGCTTCATCGAGACCGACCTGATGACACAGGCGGCCTCGCTGTCGTTCTACGCGCTGCTGTCGCTGGCGCCCCTGCTGTTGCTGCTGTTGTGGCTGACCGCCTCGCTCTATCCGCCGGCGCAGCAGTCGCTGGTCGACCAGATCCAGCAGCTGGCGGGGAGCAGCGCCGCCACCGTGGCGGAGACGGTGATCCGCAACGCCAGCGAGCGCCCGGATGTCGGTTCGCTGGCGGGATGGTGGAGCACGGCGCTGCTGTTCATCGGCGCCACGGTCGTGTTCGCGCAGCTGCAGGGCGCGCTGAACCTGATCTTCCGCACCGATGCGCAGCGCCTCAACGGCCCGCTGGCGTGGGTGAAGAAGCGCGTGTTCTCGCTGGGCGTGGTGCTGGCGATCGGCTTCCTGCTGGTGGTATCGATGATCGCCACCACCGCGTTGCAGGTGGTCTTCGCCCGCCTGCCCTCGCTGCTGCCGGCGATCGGCTATGCCACCACGCTGCTGCTGTACACGCTGGCATTCGCCTTCTTCTACCACTACCTGCCGGACCGCCGCGTGGCATGGCGGCAGGCCTTCCTGGGCGGTGCGATCACCGCGGCGCTGTTCGGCGCGGGCCGCTACCTGATCGGCCTGTACCTGGCGGAAGCGGCGCCGGACAGTGCGTACGGCTCGATGGGTGCGCTGGTACTGCTGCTGGTCTGGATCTACTACGCCAGCGTGGTGTTTTTCGTCGGCGCCCTGTTGACGGCCGTGATCGACGAACGCCAGCGCCACCGTGCGCGGGCCGCCGCCCCCGCGCCGCCCTGA
- a CDS encoding GNAT family N-acetyltransferase, protein MDSPAITLRPATRADIPQILDFIAGLAEYEKLAHEAVATPGLLEQHLFGPRPAAEVVIAHVDGQPAGFALFFHNFSTFLGQPGLYLEDLFVLPPYRGLGLGRRLMVHLAQLAVARGCGRFEWSVLDWNAPAIRFYRGLGAVGMEEWTVQRVSGDALRALAAATP, encoded by the coding sequence ATGGACAGCCCCGCCATCACCCTGCGCCCGGCCACCCGCGCCGACATCCCGCAGATCCTGGATTTCATCGCCGGCCTGGCCGAGTACGAAAAGCTCGCGCACGAGGCCGTCGCCACGCCCGGCTTGCTGGAACAGCACCTGTTCGGCCCACGCCCCGCCGCCGAGGTGGTGATTGCGCACGTCGACGGCCAGCCGGCCGGCTTCGCCCTGTTCTTCCACAATTTCTCCACCTTCCTCGGCCAGCCGGGTCTCTATCTGGAAGACCTGTTCGTGCTCCCCCCCTATCGCGGACTGGGGCTGGGCAGGCGCCTGATGGTGCATCTGGCGCAACTCGCCGTGGCACGCGGCTGTGGCCGGTTCGAATGGTCCGTGCTGGACTGGAACGCGCCGGCGATCCGGTTCTATCGCGGCCTGGGGGCGGTCGGCATGGAGGAATGGACCGTGCAGCGCGTCAGCGGCGATGCCCTGCGCGCGCTCGCGGCCGCGACACCCTGA